In Paenibacillus sonchi, the genomic stretch ATCAAATTAATATTTATAATATGCTAAACCTCAACTGATCCACAATAAAAAACTGCCGGTTTCAAGTTCAAGCTGTACCGTTATTTTTCCAAATCCATTCTATGATCGTCCCGAGCCTCACAGGTAAGGCATCGGATCAACCGGTTTGCCGTCGATCCGCACTTCAAAGTGCAGATGCGGGCCGGTGACGCGGCCGGTTGCACCCGATTCAGCAATGGTCTGACCGCGGGATACCCGTTCGCCCACACTAACCTTGATGCCGCCCTCGCGGATATGGCCGTAGAGTGTCCATACCCCGCCGCCATGGTCAATCACTACCGTATATCCATAGCCGCTCCACCATTCAGCGACAATGACCGTACCGGAATCGGCAGCATGAATGCTTGTCCCTTGCGGAACAGCAAAGTCCGTACCTGTATGCATCTTGCCTACCTCACCGGTCACCGGATGGGTCCGCAGCCCGTATGGGGAAGAAATCCGTGCCGAGCCCACAGGAAGCAGAAATGGCCCATTTCCGCCCGCATATTCAGAGTAGCCTGAGCTGCTGTCCGAGCCGGAGCTGGAGTTTGAACTGCTGCTGGCAGCCCGGGCTTTGGCCGCCGCAGCAGCGGCTGCCGCTCTGCGCGCCGCTTCAGCTTTGGCTGCCGCTGCTTTGCGTGCGGCTTCTTCAGCTTTGATCTGGTCCTTCTTATTCTCCAGCGCAGAGCGTTGGCTGGCCAGCTGCACCAGCTTGGCATCCTGCTCTTCCGTGAGGCCATCCGTCTCCTGGATTTCCTTATCGTAGTAGGCGATCAGCTCCTGCTTCTCCGCCTCCTTCTCTTTTAGCGTGCTCCGCTGGGACTCCAGATCCGTATACAGCTGCTTGGCCTGGGCGTATTGCCCTTCAAGCTCCTGCTTCTTGGTAATAACCGTCTGCTTGTCCAGCTTGTGCTGCACGAGCAGGTCCTGATCCTGGTCGACAATCATCTTGAGGGAATCCGCCCGGTCCAGGAAATCGGAAAAACTGGTGGATGAGAGCAGTACATCCAAATAGGAAACCGCACCGTCAGTATACATCAGGCGGACCCGGGACTCCAGCAGCTTCTCACGGGAAGCCACACGCGCTTCCGCTTCATCGAGTTCGGTGGCCGTAATGTTCAGCGATTTC encodes the following:
- a CDS encoding murein hydrolase activator EnvC family protein, with amino-acid sequence MKKIAAGLAAVLLAVTLFQPSDGYAKKTTVAEIDKQLKQLQQEVQAAKAAQDKAASRNQEAKHYLNKTNLNLQYVLDQIDQVKGQMTDISGKIASTEKSLNITATELDEAEARVASREKLLESRVRLMYTDGAVSYLDVLLSSTSFSDFLDRADSLKMIVDQDQDLLVQHKLDKQTVITKKQELEGQYAQAKQLYTDLESQRSTLKEKEAEKQELIAYYDKEIQETDGLTEEQDAKLVQLASQRSALENKKDQIKAEEAARKAAAAKAEAARRAAAAAAAAKARAASSSSNSSSGSDSSSGYSEYAGGNGPFLLPVGSARISSPYGLRTHPVTGEVGKMHTGTDFAVPQGTSIHAADSGTVIVAEWWSGYGYTVVIDHGGGVWTLYGHIREGGIKVSVGERVSRGQTIAESGATGRVTGPHLHFEVRIDGKPVDPMPYL